One stretch of Oncorhynchus clarkii lewisi isolate Uvic-CL-2024 chromosome 3, UVic_Ocla_1.0, whole genome shotgun sequence DNA includes these proteins:
- the LOC139404441 gene encoding renin receptor-like encodes METLFSVAFIFCSAFTAGVQGDSLTILQAPEYVSFQKGDWPISGEKIPDMVALTMGFSVQEDLSWPGLRAGQLFQRPRANVLVVVRGVDSLALPQNVASYPLENPVPFNLDSVAETVHSLFAEDTPVVLQLAPSEERLYMLGKANAVFEDLPVTLQQIRSRLSQDGSVLASLPLNSLNRNAEADLLFLSEVQVLHDITALLQRHRHLAQDHSPDLYSLELSGLEELGRRYGQDSPQYQDATAILANVLQKFGEDVFGLYGDSAVVEVVTVKSFEAPLTRKSRSILESKQISNPGSPYNLAYKYNFNYAVIFNIVLWLMIILALAVIVISYNLWNMDPGYDSIIYRMTNQKIRLD; translated from the exons ATGGAGACTTTATTCAGCGTAGCGTTTATCTTCTGCTCGGCTTTTACGGCAG GCGTTCAGGGGGACAGCCTCACCATATTGCAGGCCCCAGAGTACGTGTCCTTCCAAAAGGGAGACTGGCCAATCTCTGGGGAGAAGATTCCAGATATGGTGGCTCTGACTATGGGGTTCTCTGTCcaggag GATCTCTCCTGGCCTGGCCTCCGGGCAGGTCAGTTGTTCCAGCGTCCCAGGGCCAACGTGCTGGTGGTGGTGAGGGGGGTGGACAGCCTGGCCCTGCCCCAGAATGTGGCCTCCTATCCCTTGGAGAAC ccggTACCCTTCAACCTGGACAGTGTGGCTGAGACGGTTCATTCTCTCTTTGCTGAGGACACTCCTGTGGTCCTCCAGCTGGCCCCTAGTGAGGAG AGGCTGTACATGCTGGGGAAGGCCAACGCGGTGTTTGAGGACCTGCCTGTGACCCTGCAGCAGATCCGTTCTCGTCTCTCCCAGGATGGCTCCGTGCTGGCCTCCCTGCCACTTAACTCCCTCAACCGCAACGCTGAG GCTGATCTGCTCTTCCTGTCTGAGGTCCAGGTTCTGCATGACATCACTGCCCTG CTGCAGAGACACCGGCACCTGGCCCAGGACCACTCCCCTGACCTGTACTCCCTGGAGCTGTCTGGCCTGGAGGAGCTGGGCCGTCGCTACGGACAGGACTCCCCACAGTATCAAGACGCCACCGCCATCCTGGCCAACGTCCTACAGAAG TTTGGTGAGGATGTGTTTGGTCTCTATGGTGACAGTGCGGTGGTCGAGGTTGTCACGGTGAAGAGCTTTGAGGCACCATTGACCAGGAAGTCCCGCTCCATCCTGGAGTCCAAAcagatt AGTAACCCTGGCAGTCCCTATAACCTGGCCTATAAATATAACTTTAATTATGCAGTGATCTTCAACATCGTGCTATGGCTGATGATCATCCTTGCCTTGGCTGTCATTGTCATCTCATACAATCTGTGGAACATGGACCCAGGATATGACAGCATTATCTACAGGATGACCAATCAGAAGATCAGGTTGGACTGA